A window of Salvelinus alpinus chromosome 31, SLU_Salpinus.1, whole genome shotgun sequence contains these coding sequences:
- the arl2 gene encoding ADP-ribosylation factor-like protein 2, with the protein MGLLTILKKMKHKEREMRLLMLGLDNAGKTTILKKFNGEDVSTISPTLGFNIKTLEHKGFKLNIWDVGGQKSLRSYWRNYFESTDGLVWVVDSADRLRLEDCRQELSSLLLEERLSGATLLVFANKQDLPGSLSKETIREALGLDDIKTHHWCIIGCSAVTGENLLTGVDWLLDDIAARVFTAD; encoded by the exons ATGGGTTTGCTGACGATACTGAAGAAAATGAAGCACAAGGAGCGAGAGATGCGACTACTTATGTT GGGTTTAGACAATGCTGGTAAGACCACTATTCTGAAGAAGTTCAATGGCGAGGATGTGAGTACCATCTCTCCTACACTGGGGTTCAATATCAAAACCTTGGAACATAAAGG GTTCAAGTTAAACATCTGGGACGTGGGAGGTCAGAAATCCCTTCGTTCTTACTGGAGGAACTACTTTGAGAGCACCGATGGGTTGGTGTGGGTGGTGGACAGCGCAGACAGACTGAGACTGGAGGACTGCAGACAGGAACTCAGCTCTCTGCTGCTGgaggag agGTTATCAGGAGCTACTCTCCTGGTGTTCGCCAACAAACAGGATCTTCCTGGATCCCTGAGTAAAGAGACCATTCGAGAG gccctgGGTCTGGATGACATTAAGACCCACCACTGGTGTATCATCGGCTGCAGTGCTGTGACAGGAGAGAACCTACTGACCGGAGTAGACTGGCTACTGGATGACATCGCTGCACGCGTCTTCACTGCAGATTAA